The Candidatus Limnocylindrales bacterium nucleotide sequence CTCGCCCGAGCCCACCACCAGGGAGTGCCCGTACTGCGTCAGCGCGATTCCCCTCAAGGCGCGGCGCTGTCCGCACTGTACATCGGAGGTGGCGGCGTGAGCGACCCTGTCTGGCAGAACGCGCAGCCATCGCACGCCGCGCAGATCCTCCCGCTGATGCGCGACTACTACGGCGAGGACGGCTATCCCTTCGTGCTGGAGGAGGCGGCACCGGCTCTCGACCGGTTCCTGCGCGGCAGCGAGCTCGGTCGTGCGTGGGTGCTGCTCGACGGCGGCAAGGTGTGCGGCTACCTGTTCCTGACCTTCGGCTACAGCCTGGAGTATCGCGGGCGCGACGCCTTCATCGACGAGATCTACGTGGTGCCCGCGCTGCGAGGCGGCGGGCATGGCGAGCGCGGCCTGGCCGTGGCCGAACAAGGCGCACGGGAGAGCGGTGTGCGCGTGCTG carries:
- a CDS encoding GNAT family N-acetyltransferase, with translation MSDPVWQNAQPSHAAQILPLMRDYYGEDGYPFVLEEAAPALDRFLRGSELGRAWVLLDGGKVCGYLFLTFGYSLEYRGRDAFIDEIYVVPALRGGGHGERGLAVAEQGARESGVRVLHLEVEKAKPRTAAFYRRVGFEDHDRWLMSKSLT